A window of the Sabethes cyaneus chromosome 1, idSabCyanKW18_F2, whole genome shotgun sequence genome harbors these coding sequences:
- the LOC128735479 gene encoding mpv17-like protein 2 gives MLKVLLKFRILARKAFSKKYLLYTNVGISISLSGVGDIIEQHYEIYSNNLVSWDRNRTKQMSLSGMTVGIFCHNWYNFMDRRFPGRTLKIILKKVLIDQTVASPIVIFLFFTTLGVLRKASVEETISEMKDKFARLYAAEWVVWPPAQLFNFYLLPTKYRVLYDNTISLGYDVYTSYVMNGQSGSQEFSS, from the coding sequence ATGTTAAAGGTGCTTCTCAAGTTTCGAATCCTAGCAAGGAAAGCATTCAGCAAAAAGTATCTCCTGTACACAAATGTCGGTATTTCCATTAGTCTCTCTGGAGTTGGTGATATAATTGAGCAACACTATGAAATCTACAGCAATAACCTTGTAAGCTGGGATCGGAACCGTACGAAACAAATGTCGCTATCCGGAATGACGGTCGGAATATTCTGTCACAATTGGTACAACTTCATGGACCGCCGGTTTCCTGGCCGAACGCTGAAAATTATTCTTAAAAAGGTGCTAATCGATCAGACCGTAGCGTCTCCCATAGTAATCTTTCTGTTCTTTACCACTCTGGGAGTACTGCGAAAGGCATCTGTAGAAGAAACGATTTCCGAAATGAAGGACAAATTTGCTCGTCTTTACGCAGCAGAGTGGGTGGTATGGCCTCCAGCGCAGTTGTTTAACTTCTACCTGTTGCCCACCAAGTATCGTGTTCTGTATGACAATACCATTTCTCTGGGTTATGACGTCTACACAAGCTACGTTATGAACGGCCAAAGTGGGTCGCAAGAGTTTTCTAGTTGA
- the LOC128735467 gene encoding uncharacterized protein LOC128735467: MDIESTTKSLRPVPSFRLDQLIPRVWTDEVNGLRKELIDFSSFVSMKKPSDLSRCLVIISNISHFDDLASNILTATSPTNEQWISIGRSTTPVDYYVELLLMQMLTNEESKCFISCKTRSIEFNMKLIQIDDGGYYFQQTPEKLLNLARQYKENGVIMFPKYPLFAHRYFSRAAKCLLSCAPLEDLDPSREGVETIREMQLLLETLYLNISACLIKQNRYEDVLSVLEYHDQREKPSEKAVYRKALAQFHLKRFEQALQTLQRINYSGITECATLYEKIRIAWKEETNQYNSMVKKMFG; encoded by the coding sequence ATGGACATTGAGTCAACAACTAAGTCATTACGACCGGTTCCGTCATTTCGACTAGATCAGCTAATTCCTAGAGTATGGACCGATGAGGTCAATGGGCTACGCAAAGAGCTGATagatttttcttctttcgtATCTATGAAAAAACCTTCTGACCTTTCGCGTTGCCTCGTAATTATTAGTAACATATCCCACTTTGATGATCTGGCATCTAATATCCTCACAGCAACAAGCCCAACTAACGAACAGTGGATTTCAATTGGACGTTCAACAACCCCTGTTGACTATTATGTAGAACTTTTACTCATGCAAATGCTTACTAACGAAGAAAGCAAATGTTTTATTTCCTGTAAAACCAGGTCAATAGAGTTCAATATGAAACTAATACAAATAGATGACGGTGGCTATTACTTTCAACAAACACCGGAAAAATTGCTTAATCTTGCTCGTCAGTACAAAGAAAACGGCGTTATTATGTTTCCTAAGTATCCTCTTTTTGCACATCGTTACTTTAGTCGAGCAGCTAAATGCTTACTTTCCTGTGCGCCGTTAGAGGACCTAGACCCGAGCCGCGAAGGCGTTGAAACGATTCGTGAAATGCAACTTCTGTTGGAAACATTATACCTAAATATCTCAGCTTGTCTCATCAAACAAAACCGCTATGAGGATGTTCTCTCTGTACTCGAATATCACGATCAGCGCGAAAAGCCTTCGGAAAAAGCAGTTTACCGCAAGGCACTGGCACAGTTTCATCTCAAGCGGTTCGAACAAGCATTGCAAACATTACAACGGATCAACTACTCTGGAATTACAGAATGTGCAACGCTTTACGAAAAAATACGGATAGCGTGGAAGGAGGAAACAAATCAGTACAATTCTATGGTCAAAAAAATGTTTGGTTAG